Within the Photobacterium swingsii genome, the region CACTCACGCGGGAGAAACAAACCAACAGCCGTAATGGCTTTATTATCTTTATACGCATGCTTAAAGATAGAGTCGCGATAACCGAATAAACAATCACGATTCGATAAACGTTCCTGAGCCCCCGTCTTTAAGTCAAGCACATCAACATACTCGCAGACGTCTTTCAGTTCTACGCCATAAGCCCCTATGTTCTGTATAGGCGAGGAGCCGACACAACCAGGTATTAAAGCCAAATTTTCTAGGCCTGCAATCCCATTCGCAACAGTCCACTTAACCAACTGATGCCAGTCTTCGCCAGCCCCAACATCAAGATGGTAACCTTGTGCTGTCTCATTAACCTTGATGCCCTTGATACGATTAAGTACAACGACACCTTGGAAAGGGGCCGTAAATAACATATTACTCCCCTGCCCTAATAATAACTTCGGTAGGTTCTGAAACTCTTCACTCTGCCAAATTGCAAGCAAGTCTGCGGGGCTGTTAGCTTCAGCGATCACATCAGCATTCACATCTAAGTGAAATGTATGAAAAGGTGCGAGTGACTTTTCAGGCAAAATATTCATGCGGCTATCGAACCATACCTTTGTATAATAATTGCAGTATTTTAACCGATTCATTCAATCAACGCAGTGTTTTCCCATGAACAAGCTAAGTTTCCATATTTTAGAGCCACTACGGTTTCCATTAATTAATCGTTTATATAAAAATTATTACCCAGCAGGCAAAGCGAAAAAAGATGAGGACATTTGGGTCGGTGAGGATGGAAACAGCATAATAAGCTGTGTTCGTTTCAAGAAAATCGAAGATATTCAGCTGCTAACAGGCATGTTAGTTATTCCTGATTACCGTGGAAAAGGAGTCGGCGATGCGCTACTCGCCGCGACAACAAAACAAATTGAAAGCCAGCCATGCTATTGCTTTGCCTTCA harbors:
- the murB gene encoding UDP-N-acetylmuramate dehydrogenase — encoded protein: MNILPEKSLAPFHTFHLDVNADVIAEANSPADLLAIWQSEEFQNLPKLLLGQGSNMLFTAPFQGVVVLNRIKGIKVNETAQGYHLDVGAGEDWHQLVKWTVANGIAGLENLALIPGCVGSSPIQNIGAYGVELKDVCEYVDVLDLKTGAQERLSNRDCLFGYRDSIFKHAYKDNKAITAVGLFLPREWQPQLAYGPLAELDPASITAHDVFSRICTIRQEKLPDPNLIGNAGSFFKNPVISIALRDQMLVSYSNLPSYAVSDTECKLAAGWLIDQCGLKGYQIGGAKVHQQQALVLTNTGTATSADVTRLAAYVVEQVKLKFGICLEHEVRFMSATAETNLAEVMR
- a CDS encoding GNAT family N-acetyltransferase, giving the protein MNKLSFHILEPLRFPLINRLYKNYYPAGKAKKDEDIWVGEDGNSIISCVRFKKIEDIQLLTGMLVIPDYRGKGVGDALLAATTKQIESQPCYCFAFSHLVPLYQRAHFTVIEDTELPHYLASRFKRYSESGKNLVPMIYQKPALGQN